One Prevotella intermedia ATCC 25611 = DSM 20706 DNA window includes the following coding sequences:
- a CDS encoding substrate-binding domain-containing protein, translating into MYKKAHIVLCFVGLLVLAGCNRNTKKYVIGVSQCSEDIWRNKLNDELLMETYQHKDVELLFASAKDNDKLQTEQIEKFIQRGVDLLIISPNQVHSITPVIDKAYDKGIPVILFDRKTDSQKYTAFIGADNVKVGKTIGEFIAKTLHGEGKVIEIKGLDNSSPAIDRHKGFVQALSRYPDIHLKRTLSGEWTKESGYKSIKSAIADAKDCNIVWGQNDRMAEGAQRAMAEAGVHNVQYVGTDALPSKGGGIEAVHNGKLLASYIYPTRGDMVMQLAMRILKKQPFHRDNYLKGALVTKDNAKVLLLQNEEMMKQRSRLSDLNSKVDIYLAQYNHQKIYMFLGGVIIALLIGLIVYIYRTIILRRELEEQATNAKLQFFTNISHELRTPLTLIADPIEHIVNDKNLTKQQRNMLQIVEKNVSILMRLVNEILDFRKIQNKKMELTLSEFELTDYLKEWVSTCESIATKRKIKVELITPAPIRLCADIHKVERICYNLLSNALKYTSEGGSITIKAKSTDETVEICIKDTGKGIAKEDIKHIFDRFYQVRNSNKDGTGIGLAIVKAFTELQGGTAKVESEVGKGSEFTITLPKRVAGDNFQPAEETYTMNDFLDESSAVTDISTENKVSKITSDRQEDKPRVLVIDDNAGIRAYATALLGDEYDVMEASDGSEGLKKAVREVPDVVVCDVMMSGMDGLECCKHLKSDSLTCHIPVILLTAKTLDEHRAEGYAYGADAYLTKPFNGNVLKARIKNLITNRKLMKIVFGNDAQQEPMEAVAQSAESQFVEKFRTIIQGNLGNSDLNVETISHEMGISRAQLYRKIKSITGISPNDIIREARLRRADRLLETTDKSVSEIAYEAGFSSPSYFTKCYREFFGRTPNKKH; encoded by the coding sequence ATGTATAAAAAGGCTCACATAGTTCTGTGTTTTGTGGGATTATTGGTGCTTGCGGGCTGCAATAGAAACACAAAAAAGTATGTTATCGGCGTATCGCAGTGCTCCGAAGATATATGGCGTAACAAGCTGAACGACGAATTATTGATGGAAACCTATCAGCATAAAGACGTCGAATTGCTGTTTGCTTCGGCAAAAGACAACGACAAACTGCAAACCGAACAAATAGAGAAGTTTATTCAACGAGGCGTAGACCTGCTCATTATATCGCCCAATCAGGTGCACTCCATAACGCCTGTGATAGACAAAGCCTACGATAAGGGAATACCCGTAATACTGTTTGACCGAAAAACCGACTCGCAGAAGTACACCGCCTTTATAGGTGCGGACAACGTAAAGGTGGGAAAAACAATAGGAGAATTTATTGCAAAGACCCTGCACGGCGAAGGAAAGGTGATAGAAATAAAAGGATTAGACAACTCTTCGCCTGCCATAGACCGCCACAAAGGTTTTGTTCAGGCATTGAGCAGATATCCTGATATTCACTTGAAACGCACCCTTTCTGGTGAATGGACAAAGGAATCGGGCTACAAAAGCATAAAAAGTGCAATTGCAGATGCCAAGGATTGCAACATTGTATGGGGGCAAAACGACCGTATGGCAGAGGGTGCGCAGCGCGCTATGGCAGAAGCAGGCGTACATAACGTGCAGTATGTCGGAACCGATGCGCTGCCAAGCAAGGGTGGTGGCATAGAAGCTGTGCACAACGGCAAGCTGCTTGCATCGTATATCTATCCCACTCGTGGCGATATGGTGATGCAATTGGCAATGAGAATTTTGAAAAAACAGCCATTTCATCGGGATAATTACCTCAAGGGAGCATTGGTAACGAAAGACAATGCCAAGGTGTTGCTGCTGCAAAACGAGGAGATGATGAAGCAGCGAAGCAGACTTTCTGACTTGAATAGCAAGGTGGATATTTACCTTGCACAATACAATCACCAGAAAATATATATGTTTTTGGGCGGCGTTATCATTGCGTTGCTCATCGGACTTATTGTTTACATCTACCGCACCATTATTCTCCGTCGCGAATTGGAAGAGCAAGCCACCAACGCAAAGCTGCAGTTCTTTACCAATATCAGCCACGAATTGCGCACGCCATTGACGCTTATAGCCGACCCAATAGAGCATATCGTGAACGACAAGAACTTAACGAAGCAGCAGCGCAATATGTTGCAGATTGTGGAAAAGAATGTTTCCATTCTGATGCGCCTTGTAAACGAAATCCTTGACTTCAGAAAGATACAGAACAAGAAGATGGAACTGACGCTGAGCGAGTTTGAACTGACAGACTATCTGAAAGAGTGGGTAAGTACGTGCGAGTCTATTGCAACGAAACGGAAGATAAAAGTGGAGTTGATAACCCCTGCGCCCATTCGTCTATGCGCCGATATACATAAGGTGGAACGCATTTGTTACAACTTGTTGAGCAATGCCTTAAAGTACACAAGCGAAGGTGGAAGCATAACGATAAAGGCGAAAAGTACCGATGAAACCGTCGAAATTTGCATCAAAGACACAGGCAAGGGAATTGCAAAGGAAGACATAAAACACATATTCGACAGGTTTTACCAAGTAAGAAACAGCAACAAAGACGGCACGGGCATAGGTTTGGCAATTGTAAAGGCATTTACCGAACTGCAAGGAGGTACCGCAAAGGTGGAAAGCGAAGTGGGAAAGGGCAGCGAATTTACAATAACTCTGCCGAAACGTGTAGCAGGCGACAACTTCCAACCTGCCGAAGAAACGTACACAATGAACGATTTCTTGGACGAAAGTTCAGCCGTAACCGATATTTCAACCGAAAACAAAGTGTCGAAAATAACTTCCGACCGTCAGGAAGATAAACCTCGTGTGCTCGTTATCGACGATAATGCAGGCATTCGTGCATACGCAACTGCGCTGTTGGGCGACGAATACGATGTAATGGAGGCGTCTGACGGAAGCGAAGGACTGAAGAAGGCTGTCAGGGAAGTGCCCGATGTTGTTGTTTGCGATGTTATGATGTCGGGAATGGACGGTTTGGAATGTTGCAAACACTTGAAATCCGACAGTCTGACGTGCCATATTCCTGTGATTTTGCTTACTGCCAAGACGCTGGACGAGCATCGTGCAGAAGGCTATGCGTATGGTGCCGATGCCTATCTTACCAAACCTTTCAATGGGAATGTGCTGAAAGCGCGCATTAAAAACCTGATTACCAATCGGAAACTTATGAAGATTGTGTTTGGAAACGATGCGCAACAAGAGCCGATGGAAGCGGTTGCGCAGAGTGCAGAAAGTCAGTTTGTAGAGAAGTTCCGCACCATAATACAAGGCAACCTTGGCAACTCAGACTTGAATGTGGAAACTATCAGCCACGAGATGGGTATCAGCAGGGCGCAGCTGTATAGGAAAATAAAGTCGATAACAGGCATTTCGCCCAACGATATAATTCGCGAAGCACGTCTGAGACGTGCCGACCGCTTGCTGGAAACTACCGATAAATCGGTTTCGGAAATAGCTTACGAGGCGGGTTTCTCGTCGCCGTCGTACTTCACAAAGTGCTATCGAGAGTTTTTTGGTCGCACGCCCAACAAGAAGCATTAA
- a CDS encoding TonB-dependent receptor, with amino-acid sequence MNMITYFSTKLRTVTTVIALAFFFTGAVAQVKNEKQSEEKSKEESNRNVMLNAASANGPREIQIGLPMSDVNVLENGLPVTYATNPHSVNTIWRSDASLGHVGLLKISETALTTGNIGYAVSSFTKLGEEGFHGTFNYKTNHFGLQEFSLNANGGFGNNWFYSTSIYQDFDPGTFKIKSSQLQDRTQIYKAALTKRYHNNRGEFTAMYHYSNSHPVYNYATQSAPFIYVGDGSVKEYGKFKLGTTSYLPTDATITYRDMNTGELKQTTMYDATVNRSSEFSLTNKYNWDNGYSWKIAARYDHARGALVYQSPMSLINIKDNPTAYNYVMPTITGGTTPYTGDYVQSRMSSLNSGIINEFLLTSELQKKFTTSTLRLGINEWYYHIDYRSNTSMYDQSVPSDGSFPVRLYDTNKHSTYFYDFNKNASEFYRGHENKLALYMIHDWDVTPKLNLYYGFRLESQKLKGVNAAVKNATGGYVGRFADYYIGAIAPDGTKITPNPIDYNWFNYDVSAAATYKINNNFGLTGDFTYIVQHLRFESFAPATLPNTGKVAVPLGRAGVYYNNSWLTLTSLFSYISKTNNNSTLNLQHGGEIMATPLTYDIKTWGWTTDLIAHPLKGLDIHFLFTYQEPTYKKYETSITFSDGYVGKINATGNIVAEIPKVLIEFDPSYMLTKDLKLWASFRYFSKTYANINDAYYFNGHWETFGGVNWQVNNKLALGCTVVNFLNQTGAKGSIAGAELITKEDAKDISNVLMTGSYLRPFTVELSASLKF; translated from the coding sequence ATGAATATGATTACCTATTTTTCAACTAAACTAAGGACGGTAACTACTGTTATTGCTTTAGCATTCTTTTTTACAGGGGCTGTTGCTCAGGTGAAAAACGAAAAACAAAGTGAAGAGAAATCGAAGGAAGAAAGCAATCGAAACGTAATGCTCAACGCCGCAAGCGCAAATGGACCACGCGAAATACAGATTGGACTCCCTATGTCAGATGTAAATGTTCTTGAGAACGGACTGCCCGTTACCTATGCAACCAATCCGCATAGCGTAAATACTATTTGGCGTTCTGATGCGAGTCTGGGACACGTCGGACTCTTAAAAATATCGGAAACAGCCCTTACGACAGGTAATATCGGCTATGCGGTCAGTTCATTTACCAAACTTGGAGAGGAGGGATTTCACGGCACGTTCAACTACAAGACCAACCATTTCGGCTTGCAGGAGTTCTCGTTGAACGCCAATGGCGGTTTCGGCAACAACTGGTTCTACAGCACAAGTATCTATCAGGACTTCGACCCTGGCACTTTTAAAATAAAATCGAGCCAGTTGCAGGACCGTACACAAATCTACAAGGCTGCCCTTACCAAACGTTACCATAACAACCGAGGCGAATTTACGGCAATGTACCACTATTCTAATTCGCACCCAGTGTACAACTACGCCACGCAATCGGCACCTTTCATATATGTTGGCGATGGTAGCGTAAAGGAATATGGCAAGTTCAAGCTTGGTACTACATCTTATCTGCCCACCGATGCCACGATTACATATCGTGATATGAACACGGGCGAACTGAAACAAACTACGATGTATGATGCCACAGTAAACCGTTCGAGTGAATTTTCTTTAACAAATAAATACAATTGGGATAATGGATATAGCTGGAAAATAGCAGCACGATACGACCACGCACGTGGAGCTTTAGTTTATCAAAGCCCTATGTCGCTTATAAATATAAAAGACAATCCAACAGCATACAATTATGTAATGCCAACTATAACTGGAGGAACAACACCTTATACAGGCGATTACGTCCAATCGCGAATGTCAAGTTTAAATTCAGGAATCATTAACGAATTTCTTTTAACATCAGAATTACAGAAAAAGTTTACTACTTCAACCTTACGTTTAGGTATAAACGAGTGGTATTACCACATCGATTACCGTTCAAACACATCTATGTACGACCAAAGTGTGCCGTCAGATGGGAGCTTTCCAGTCAGACTTTACGACACAAATAAGCACTCAACCTACTTCTACGATTTTAATAAGAATGCTTCAGAATTCTATCGTGGACACGAAAACAAATTAGCTTTATACATGATTCACGATTGGGACGTAACGCCTAAACTTAATCTTTACTATGGTTTCAGATTAGAAAGCCAGAAACTTAAAGGTGTTAATGCAGCTGTTAAAAATGCCACTGGTGGCTATGTTGGCAGATTTGCAGATTACTATATTGGTGCAATTGCTCCCGATGGAACAAAAATTACACCAAATCCAATAGATTACAATTGGTTTAATTATGATGTTTCGGCTGCTGCAACCTATAAAATTAATAATAACTTTGGACTTACTGGCGACTTTACTTATATTGTTCAGCATCTTCGTTTTGAATCGTTCGCTCCAGCAACATTACCAAATACAGGAAAAGTAGCGGTGCCTTTAGGAAGAGCAGGTGTATATTACAACAATTCATGGCTAACATTAACTTCGCTGTTCTCTTATATTTCAAAGACAAACAACAATTCTACACTAAATTTGCAACATGGTGGCGAAATTATGGCGACACCATTAACATACGATATAAAAACTTGGGGGTGGACAACCGACCTTATTGCACACCCATTGAAAGGATTGGATATACACTTCCTTTTCACCTATCAGGAACCGACTTACAAGAAGTATGAAACTTCCATTACGTTCTCTGATGGATACGTTGGCAAGATTAATGCAACAGGAAACATTGTTGCCGAGATACCAAAAGTGCTTATCGAGTTCGACCCAAGCTATATGCTTACAAAGGATTTGAAGCTGTGGGCAAGCTTCCGATACTTCAGTAAGACTTACGCAAACATCAACGACGCCTACTATTTCAACGGTCATTGGGAAACCTTCGGCGGCGTAAACTGGCAGGTGAACAACAAGTTGGCGTTGGGTTGCACGGTTGTAAACTTCCTCAACCAGACAGGTGCAAAGGGCAGTATAGCAGGCGCAGAGCTGATAACGAAGGAAGATGCGAAAGACATTTCCAACGTTTTGATGACAGGCAGCTACCTCCGTCCATTCACAGTAGAACTCTCTGCATCGCTCAAATTCTAA
- a CDS encoding RNA polymerase sigma factor: MNEEAFAQIVPQLRCCAIKAGRRVGATETEAEDIAQDVMLRLWQMRNDLGKFVSLEGLVARMAHNLTLNLRRAGNAETIGNSETACIADVQLSPSDVLEAKENLEWLERRINDLPTTEYTILYMRQVEQRSNEEVSHLLGIASTSVSTLLARARRRLLEDIKRRKGR; the protein is encoded by the coding sequence ATGAACGAAGAAGCATTTGCACAGATTGTTCCTCAACTTCGGTGTTGTGCCATAAAGGCAGGAAGAAGAGTGGGAGCTACGGAAACAGAGGCGGAAGACATAGCGCAAGACGTTATGCTTCGTCTTTGGCAGATGCGCAATGATTTGGGCAAATTTGTATCGTTGGAAGGCTTGGTGGCGCGAATGGCGCACAACTTAACGCTCAATTTGCGCAGGGCTGGTAATGCTGAAACGATAGGGAACAGCGAAACTGCTTGTATTGCTGATGTGCAGCTATCGCCTTCAGACGTTTTGGAAGCAAAGGAAAACTTGGAATGGTTGGAGAGAAGAATAAACGATTTGCCAACAACCGAGTACACCATATTATATATGCGGCAGGTGGAACAGCGTTCCAACGAGGAGGTTTCGCATTTGTTAGGCATCGCATCAACATCGGTCAGCACGTTGTTGGCTCGGGCGAGGCGAAGGCTGTTGGAAGATATAAAAAGGAGGAAAGGAAGATGA